In a single window of the Luteolibacter yonseiensis genome:
- a CDS encoding YchJ family protein produces the protein MNEATERPAGPRESSLCPCKSRETYANCCLPFHLGRAKPDTAEQLMRSRYSAFFFRLVDYLVSSHHPDTREKDLKTRLEEAIHEPNWRFLTILSSSKGGPDDKVGKVEFVAEYFEDGQPHELHERSRFKRHKGVWKYLDGKG, from the coding sequence ATGAACGAAGCCACCGAACGTCCGGCAGGACCCAGAGAGTCCTCACTGTGTCCCTGTAAAAGCCGGGAAACCTACGCCAACTGCTGCCTGCCGTTCCACCTCGGCCGGGCGAAACCGGACACCGCCGAGCAGCTCATGCGTTCGCGCTACAGCGCGTTCTTCTTCCGTTTGGTCGATTATCTTGTTTCCTCCCATCATCCGGATACGAGGGAAAAGGATTTGAAAACACGTCTGGAAGAGGCCATCCATGAACCGAACTGGCGGTTCCTCACCATCCTCAGCTCTTCCAAGGGCGGGCCGGACGACAAGGTTGGGAAGGTGGAGTTCGTCGCCGAATATTTTGAGGACGGGCAACCCCACGAGCTTCATGAACGGTCCCGCTTCAAGCGCCACAAGGGTGTGTGGAAATATCTTGATGGCAAGGGGTGA
- a CDS encoding RICIN domain-containing protein, which yields MNVISHLFGSLQDFRHLKCSFAGALLLVMAGSQVSYGQLADGTYKIINRNSGQALYALGGGTANGTKVVQYPYNGTTSAQWTLTSIGNGQYKLIGVASGRSINVTNNSWNSGVAVQLWSYQDTANDQITLVDSGDGYYTPVFVKSGLPMQVSTSTSTFPNGALAWNQPVLQNSATTPPTNSQWKFLPPTEGSTAGSDFSMVVMPDTQKEIAGVVGSTPQMFYDQINWINANRTSSNIQYVAGVGDIVDYGAIASQWTTATTGYYQLDNTVPYGLVAGNHDFDSSSPVFTLNNYNTHFGVSHYIDKAYYGGHSITSLGDENNNFYHLISSGGLDFVIVHMRYHAPGEQNSTSTIAEDLAWVNNVMQAHPNRRAIFVTHELIGNTGLWSGYGQATYDAIKGNPNLFLMLCGHIAPCNEAMRSDTYNGRTIHTLLVNYQNAQAPNFGGNGILRLLTFKPKENIVTTQTYSPTTNVWMHAASFPYQMHGEAAPLNTASPHYLIYNKTSGLAMELADGNTANGATIYQGATSTNNPNQQWTLVPTENLNHFKIISTVSGKALSVTGDSTANNALVQSWTYSSNNPGQQWDLTDAGNGWFRIRNVNSGLYLDNQWAGTTPGTLIWQRNGNSSDAQKWRVQPWGDYYLKTSSGGYVSTLSAGTTNETPIVQNTASTANSFRWLFNSAGEGLLKLASRARTSASIEVSGGASTAAAAPLQLMYQSQQSVRILPQTDGRVKFYWTHDGMSWEVPGNTTAPNTTLIQNPNVAESPEQEFRLQRVP from the coding sequence ATGAATGTCATATCCCATCTGTTCGGAAGTCTTCAGGACTTCCGCCACCTCAAATGTTCATTCGCCGGCGCACTGCTTCTTGTGATGGCCGGTTCGCAGGTCTCCTACGGCCAGTTGGCCGACGGAACCTATAAGATCATCAACCGGAACAGCGGCCAGGCCCTGTACGCCCTCGGCGGAGGAACCGCCAATGGCACCAAGGTCGTGCAATACCCTTACAACGGCACGACCTCCGCACAGTGGACGCTGACGAGCATCGGCAATGGCCAGTATAAACTGATCGGGGTGGCCAGCGGCCGTTCCATCAACGTGACGAACAACTCGTGGAATTCCGGAGTGGCCGTCCAGCTCTGGTCCTACCAGGACACCGCCAACGACCAGATCACCCTCGTCGATTCGGGCGACGGATATTATACCCCCGTCTTCGTCAAGTCGGGCCTTCCGATGCAGGTTTCGACCAGCACGTCGACATTCCCCAACGGGGCGCTGGCCTGGAACCAGCCGGTTCTCCAAAATTCCGCCACCACGCCTCCCACCAACTCACAGTGGAAGTTCCTGCCTCCCACGGAAGGATCCACCGCCGGTTCCGATTTTTCGATGGTCGTCATGCCGGACACGCAGAAGGAAATAGCCGGCGTGGTGGGCAGCACCCCGCAGATGTTTTATGACCAGATCAACTGGATCAACGCCAACCGCACCTCCTCCAACATCCAATATGTCGCCGGAGTGGGCGACATCGTGGACTATGGTGCCATCGCCTCCCAATGGACCACGGCCACGACCGGATACTACCAGCTCGACAACACCGTTCCTTACGGACTGGTCGCGGGAAACCATGATTTCGATTCGAGCTCCCCGGTCTTCACGCTGAACAACTACAACACCCACTTCGGAGTATCCCATTACATTGACAAGGCCTACTACGGCGGGCACTCCATCACGAGCCTGGGCGACGAGAACAACAACTTCTACCACCTCATCAGTTCCGGCGGACTGGACTTCGTCATCGTCCACATGAGGTATCATGCGCCGGGCGAGCAGAACTCCACCTCCACGATCGCCGAGGACCTCGCCTGGGTGAACAATGTGATGCAGGCGCATCCCAACCGACGGGCGATCTTCGTGACGCACGAGCTTATCGGCAATACAGGTCTGTGGAGCGGCTACGGACAGGCCACCTATGACGCCATCAAGGGCAACCCGAATCTATTCCTGATGCTCTGCGGCCACATCGCGCCCTGCAATGAGGCGATGCGCTCGGACACCTACAACGGCCGCACGATCCATACCCTGCTGGTCAACTATCAGAACGCCCAGGCCCCGAACTTCGGAGGCAATGGCATCCTGAGACTGCTGACCTTCAAACCCAAGGAGAACATCGTCACCACCCAGACCTACAGCCCCACGACCAATGTCTGGATGCACGCAGCCTCCTTCCCCTACCAGATGCATGGAGAGGCCGCCCCGCTGAACACCGCGTCACCCCATTACCTCATCTATAACAAGACATCCGGACTGGCGATGGAGCTCGCCGACGGCAACACCGCCAATGGAGCGACCATCTACCAGGGCGCGACCTCCACCAACAACCCCAACCAGCAATGGACGCTGGTTCCGACGGAGAACCTGAATCATTTCAAGATCATCTCGACCGTCTCCGGAAAGGCCCTCAGCGTGACGGGTGATTCGACGGCGAACAACGCGCTGGTCCAGTCCTGGACCTACTCGTCCAACAACCCCGGCCAGCAGTGGGATCTCACGGATGCGGGGAATGGCTGGTTCCGGATCCGCAACGTGAACAGCGGACTCTATCTCGACAACCAATGGGCCGGCACCACTCCGGGCACGCTGATCTGGCAGCGCAACGGAAACAGTTCGGACGCCCAAAAATGGCGGGTGCAACCGTGGGGGGACTACTACCTGAAGACTTCGTCGGGAGGCTATGTCTCCACATTGTCCGCAGGGACGACCAACGAGACTCCCATCGTTCAAAACACCGCCTCCACCGCGAACTCCTTCCGCTGGCTTTTCAACAGCGCGGGCGAAGGACTGCTGAAACTGGCGAGCCGGGCCAGGACCAGCGCGTCCATCGAAGTGAGCGGCGGCGCCTCCACCGCCGCGGCCGCCCCCTTGCAACTCATGTATCAGAGCCAGCAGTCCGTGAGAATCCTGCCCCAAACCGACGGACGGGTGAAATTTTATTGGACGCATGACGGCATGAGCTGGGAGGTGCCGGGAAACACCACAGCCCCGAACACGACGCTGATCCAGAATCCGAACGTGGCGGAGTCTCCTGAGCAGGAATTCCGGTTGCAACGGGTCCCCTGA
- a CDS encoding beta strand repeat-containing protein, with protein sequence MKSKFRTSSTRNFALTSAIAALLAAPQLHAATRVWGNAAGGDWFTAANWTGGMPVAADTAMFNTATGNVTVGSAGAATGYITYDSLSSGFTLGAVGGNPITFNNTGNISFLNTLVGTGKTFTIAAPLVLLPASSTAAGTFTIQNNSVSTSNTAHFSGGISSAATTAALQLNLAGNNGINLISGNISNGGAAAFNIIKSGAGTWKLTGTNTYTGATSSTAGTLIFAGAQALPATGSLGLGAGTLSILNDGAGSNGTISLGKNIALSAGGTLNVGTNGSANSGNTVAFGTISSPVAPTNTTTTFTAGNGYRMTFTGLALPGGTGNKTFLNPTTTSIAIKGEVTNQMAGFGTTNYDPLTLTGTTDGNSISGPIKDAVGGAAANGGTPAVGGWTQIIKTGTGSWTLSGANTYTGSTEVFEGGPLVLDFSAPGAPAANIINSSINSSALYLGGTLEIKGASAATNSQRFNGTTLTANSAASLNFTQNGAASLSGTLGAMVRNAQSTLDVTLPVSGSLTTTSAAFAANGLLASPTAAFATANGGRSWLGNVDGTLAAYTGYASGVASYLPENNVDVTNGDTVADVTVNTLRFNSPSTKLTLSGSNVLASGGILVTPTATSASITGGTITGKGLIGSEVILINNGSLNLGSEITNSGDGFATALTLAGGGTTTLSGTSSHTGTTNLSSGTLAITGTVAGSAIRVGSTAVLTQSAAGSITDGSSLTYASSRSSVLAGTNTYYGGTNVNAGSLTFAGPAALPYGNLSIGAGTASILNDGEVGSDTIELGKSIYLSAMGGTFHVGNNGGPSNNKTVVLGDLVAPGASTQTSTTFTAGNGYRLKFTGMSLVGGAGQTTAISPMTTSITIDGPVFNPMTVLSGNNRDTLELGGTSSGNSITGPISNSFSYNPATPTTGITGITKTGTSIWTLSGENTYTGNTNVADGVLKNGGATVFTDKGPLQVSGTGTFDLNGFPATFTNLTGSAGSVITNNGGSDVTLHISAPANVGVASQIHDGPTHKLAVTMTNNNNNGSLVVFSIPSTFSGGLTLLDGAAIGNGTRLKIWQNPTTVGAAGNLVSGPFGTGPITVGKAPTDKAGIWLSDVNNITLLNDLVINTALGTDFRGIRVVGTGHVFGGTITANLADATFITTNNLTASISLTGKVTGASGLTLDTFHVTGASNLTVTLQNPAGTNDYSGTTRIMKAASSNFILSLGAAGQIPNGTGKGDVVNDGTIALNGFSETINGLSGTGIIDGMSGTPTLTVGDNNATDQVFTGTIRNTAGTLSVTKIGSGTQTLSGTSTYSGNTTISAGKLVIAGNTSATLADTSTVTIASGAVLDLPNPETDTVARLVINGTALPEGIYDSSTPATSGYLTGSGRIQVGGTPVSGYQTWADANAGGAAANADTDLDGVRNGVEYFLNAASGFTANPAVVTNGAVRTITWPNGGNIPSSAYGSAFVIQTSSDLRTWADVPSNDPKLNNATGSVSYTFPSGSSKTFVRLSVTPD encoded by the coding sequence ATGAAATCCAAGTTCAGGACATCCAGCACCCGTAACTTCGCCCTCACCAGTGCCATCGCCGCACTGCTTGCCGCGCCCCAGCTCCATGCCGCCACCCGCGTATGGGGCAATGCCGCCGGTGGAGACTGGTTCACCGCGGCGAACTGGACAGGCGGCATGCCCGTGGCGGCCGATACCGCGATGTTCAACACGGCCACCGGCAATGTGACCGTCGGCTCGGCCGGGGCGGCGACAGGATACATCACCTACGACTCGCTCAGCAGCGGATTCACCCTCGGAGCGGTTGGCGGCAATCCGATCACATTCAACAACACCGGAAACATCTCCTTTCTCAACACCCTCGTCGGCACGGGCAAGACCTTCACCATCGCCGCACCACTCGTCCTTCTTCCGGCGTCTTCCACCGCCGCTGGGACATTCACCATTCAAAACAATTCCGTCTCCACCAGCAACACGGCCCATTTTTCAGGAGGAATCTCAAGTGCCGCCACCACCGCGGCCCTTCAACTGAACCTCGCGGGAAACAACGGAATCAACCTCATCAGCGGCAACATCAGCAATGGTGGCGCGGCGGCCTTCAACATCATCAAGAGCGGGGCCGGCACCTGGAAACTGACCGGCACGAACACTTACACGGGCGCAACCTCCTCCACCGCCGGCACCCTGATTTTCGCGGGAGCACAAGCTTTGCCCGCCACCGGCTCGCTCGGCCTGGGCGCCGGCACGCTATCGATCCTCAACGATGGAGCGGGCAGCAACGGCACCATCTCCCTGGGTAAAAACATCGCCCTCAGCGCGGGCGGCACCTTGAACGTCGGCACCAACGGTTCCGCCAATTCCGGCAACACCGTTGCCTTCGGCACCATCAGCTCGCCTGTCGCCCCGACGAATACGACGACCACCTTCACCGCCGGTAACGGCTACCGGATGACATTCACCGGACTGGCTCTGCCGGGAGGCACGGGGAACAAGACGTTCCTGAATCCGACCACCACCTCCATCGCCATCAAAGGCGAGGTGACCAACCAGATGGCCGGTTTCGGCACGACCAACTATGACCCGCTGACGCTCACGGGGACCACCGACGGGAATTCCATCAGCGGCCCGATCAAGGATGCTGTCGGCGGTGCGGCGGCGAACGGAGGCACCCCGGCGGTCGGCGGATGGACCCAGATCATCAAGACGGGCACCGGCAGTTGGACACTCTCGGGTGCCAACACCTATACCGGCTCCACGGAAGTCTTCGAAGGGGGGCCGCTTGTTCTGGATTTCAGCGCGCCGGGAGCCCCCGCGGCGAACATCATCAATTCCTCGATCAACAGTTCCGCTCTCTATCTGGGCGGCACGCTGGAAATCAAGGGAGCCTCCGCCGCGACGAACAGCCAGCGTTTCAACGGTACCACGTTGACGGCGAACTCCGCCGCCTCGCTCAATTTCACCCAAAACGGAGCCGCTTCGTTGAGTGGCACGCTGGGTGCCATGGTGAGAAACGCCCAAAGCACCCTTGATGTCACCCTGCCGGTTTCCGGCAGCCTCACGACCACCTCAGCGGCCTTCGCGGCCAATGGCCTGCTGGCAAGCCCCACCGCCGCTTTCGCCACCGCGAACGGAGGACGGAGCTGGCTCGGCAACGTGGATGGAACATTGGCCGCGTACACCGGTTACGCATCCGGCGTTGCCAGCTACCTGCCTGAAAACAATGTGGATGTCACCAACGGCGATACCGTCGCCGATGTCACGGTCAACACCCTTCGTTTCAACTCCCCTTCCACCAAACTGACCTTGAGCGGCAGCAACGTGCTCGCCTCGGGAGGCATTCTTGTCACCCCCACCGCCACCTCCGCCAGCATCACCGGCGGCACGATCACGGGCAAGGGACTCATTGGCAGCGAAGTCATCCTGATCAACAACGGCTCGCTCAACCTCGGTTCTGAAATCACCAACAGCGGAGATGGGTTCGCCACCGCCCTGACCCTGGCAGGCGGCGGAACGACCACGCTGAGCGGAACCAGCAGCCACACCGGGACCACCAACCTTTCCTCAGGAACACTGGCGATCACCGGAACGGTCGCAGGCAGCGCCATCCGGGTGGGAAGCACGGCGGTCCTGACCCAAAGCGCGGCGGGAAGCATCACCGACGGCTCTTCCCTCACCTACGCCAGCAGCCGTTCGAGCGTCCTGGCGGGAACCAACACCTATTACGGCGGCACCAACGTCAACGCCGGCTCCCTGACGTTCGCCGGCCCCGCCGCGCTGCCCTACGGGAACCTCAGCATCGGCGCCGGCACCGCCTCGATTCTCAACGACGGCGAAGTCGGCTCCGACACCATCGAGCTTGGAAAATCGATTTACCTTTCAGCGATGGGCGGGACCTTCCATGTGGGAAACAACGGAGGGCCTTCCAATAACAAAACCGTGGTCCTCGGAGACCTGGTCGCACCGGGTGCCTCCACCCAGACATCCACCACCTTCACGGCGGGCAATGGATACCGTCTGAAATTCACCGGCATGTCCCTCGTCGGGGGTGCCGGACAGACCACCGCGATCAGCCCCATGACCACCTCCATCACGATCGACGGTCCCGTGTTCAATCCGATGACGGTGCTCTCCGGGAACAACAGGGACACCCTGGAGCTCGGAGGCACCAGCAGCGGCAATTCCATCACCGGGCCGATAAGCAATTCCTTCAGCTACAATCCCGCGACTCCGACCACCGGCATCACCGGCATCACCAAGACCGGCACCAGCATCTGGACGCTTTCCGGTGAAAACACCTATACCGGCAACACCAATGTGGCGGACGGCGTGTTGAAAAACGGAGGCGCGACGGTCTTTACCGACAAGGGACCGCTTCAAGTGTCGGGCACCGGCACCTTCGATCTCAACGGTTTCCCCGCCACCTTCACCAATCTCACCGGCAGCGCCGGAAGCGTCATCACCAACAACGGCGGCTCGGATGTGACCCTCCACATCTCCGCCCCTGCCAATGTCGGCGTCGCGAGCCAGATCCACGATGGTCCGACCCACAAGCTCGCCGTCACCATGACCAATAACAACAACAACGGTTCTCTGGTGGTATTCAGCATTCCCAGCACCTTCTCCGGCGGACTCACGCTGCTCGATGGGGCGGCCATCGGAAATGGCACACGACTCAAGATCTGGCAGAACCCCACCACCGTGGGCGCGGCAGGAAACCTCGTCAGCGGCCCTTTCGGCACCGGCCCGATCACCGTCGGCAAGGCCCCCACGGACAAGGCCGGCATCTGGCTCAGCGACGTGAACAACATCACGTTGCTCAACGATCTCGTGATCAACACCGCGCTCGGAACCGACTTCCGGGGTATCCGGGTGGTGGGGACCGGCCACGTCTTCGGAGGAACCATCACCGCCAACCTGGCGGACGCGACATTCATCACCACCAACAACCTGACCGCCTCCATTTCGCTCACCGGGAAAGTCACAGGAGCGTCCGGACTGACCCTCGACACCTTCCACGTCACCGGAGCGTCCAACCTCACCGTGACCCTCCAAAACCCGGCGGGCACGAATGACTACTCCGGCACGACCCGGATCATGAAGGCCGCCAGCAGCAACTTCATCCTCTCGCTGGGCGCCGCCGGGCAAATCCCCAACGGAACCGGCAAAGGTGACGTCGTCAACGACGGAACCATCGCCCTCAACGGCTTCAGCGAGACCATCAACGGACTCAGCGGAACGGGCATCATCGATGGCATGAGCGGAACCCCCACGCTGACCGTGGGCGACAACAATGCGACGGACCAGGTCTTCACCGGCACCATCAGAAACACCGCGGGGACCTTGTCCGTGACCAAGATCGGCAGCGGCACCCAAACCCTCTCCGGGACAAGCACCTACTCCGGCAACACCACCATCTCGGCCGGGAAGCTTGTGATCGCCGGCAACACCTCCGCCACCCTTGCGGACACCTCCACCGTCACCATCGCATCCGGTGCCGTGCTTGATCTGCCGAATCCGGAAACCGACACCGTTGCCAGACTCGTCATCAACGGCACGGCGCTTCCCGAAGGAATCTACGACTCCTCCACTCCCGCGACCAGCGGATACCTCACCGGCTCCGGCAGGATCCAGGTCGGGGGAACACCTGTCTCGGGTTATCAAACCTGGGCGGATGCGAACGCCGGTGGTGCCGCCGCCAACGCCGACACCGATCTGGACGGGGTGCGCAACGGAGTGGAATATTTCCTCAACGCGGCTTCCGGTTTCACCGCGAATCCCGCGGTGGTCACCAACGGAGCGGTCCGGACCATCACGTGGCCGAACGGTGGCAACATCCCCTCCTCCGCCTACGGGTCGGCGTTTGTCATCCAGACATCGTCCGACCTCAGGACCTGGGCGGACGTTCCAAGCAACGATCCCAAGTTGAACAACGCCACCGGATCCGTTTCCTACACCTTCCCGAGCGGTTCATCCAAGACCTTCGTCCGTCTCTCCGTGACACCGGACTGA
- a CDS encoding LysM peptidoglycan-binding domain-containing protein, which yields MKYSLPLFFAGAVCLLTSCEKDRETTAMVAPEAVLPSLDSQWNEGDFTPWMSRAELQHFQNTSPSDQYFAHVEGRNRSGRLEYRAVVMPFGGAQYEQWAVFWGIDEEELFKCEMNLLANGFFRQDTQVFADQTGKSVHQIVWLKPKTSVGDQDRIVGEPQQNPDPETIPDPSPPEATPLSSSATAPDIGTAAETAVRDAPVATPVTEGPVKNDAASDIPPAPVSAPAVSRNSVHIVRQGDTLGKIAKSRKVSVAELKAINHLKSDVLRIGQRLQLSTTER from the coding sequence ATGAAATACTCCCTCCCCCTTTTTTTCGCCGGAGCGGTCTGTTTGCTCACCTCGTGTGAAAAAGACCGGGAAACCACTGCGATGGTCGCACCGGAGGCCGTCCTCCCTTCACTTGATTCCCAGTGGAATGAAGGGGATTTCACCCCATGGATGAGTCGTGCCGAACTGCAGCATTTCCAAAACACCAGTCCTTCCGATCAATACTTCGCCCATGTCGAGGGGCGGAACCGTTCCGGCCGTCTGGAATACCGCGCGGTGGTCATGCCGTTCGGCGGGGCGCAATACGAACAGTGGGCGGTGTTCTGGGGAATCGATGAAGAGGAGTTGTTCAAGTGTGAGATGAATCTTTTGGCAAACGGCTTTTTCCGCCAGGACACCCAGGTCTTCGCCGACCAAACGGGAAAGTCCGTTCATCAGATCGTTTGGCTGAAACCGAAAACATCTGTCGGAGATCAGGACCGGATCGTCGGGGAACCACAACAGAACCCCGACCCGGAAACCATCCCAGACCCATCACCGCCGGAAGCCACTCCCCTGTCATCCTCTGCCACCGCTCCCGACATTGGAACCGCCGCGGAGACAGCGGTTCGAGATGCGCCCGTGGCCACGCCTGTCACTGAAGGTCCGGTCAAGAACGATGCCGCTTCGGATATCCCTCCGGCCCCGGTTTCGGCCCCGGCGGTTTCGAGAAACTCCGTCCACATCGTCCGGCAGGGAGACACCTTGGGGAAAATCGCAAAAAGCCGGAAGGTTTCGGTGGCGGAGTTGAAGGCGATCAACCACCTGAAGTCCGACGTCCTGAGGATCGGGCAGAGATTGCAGCTCTCCACGACGGAGAGGTGA